The following coding sequences lie in one Pseudomonas sp. SL4(2022) genomic window:
- a CDS encoding asparaginase, giving the protein MGCSNLLVLYTGGTIGMQMSATGLAPASGFDERLRRQQALESQPLPQWTFRELLPPIDSANMNQHNWLAMVAAIRAGIEQDGCDGVLLLHGTDTLAYSAAALSFLLLGLPVPVILSGSMLPAGAEGSDAWGNLFGAMRALQAGVAHGVHLYFNGALLHGARVSKLRSDAFDAFHVLPRQRQSARAESIPATIDYRQTRQPVNLAVLPFYPGIQANHVRALLDSGVQGLLLECYGSGTGPSDNAELLDVLKAAHARGVVLAAISQCPHGHVEFGVYAAGSQLASAGLISAGGMTREAALGKLFALLGVGLSQAEVEHWFALDVCGERAD; this is encoded by the coding sequence ATGGGTTGTAGCAATCTTCTGGTGCTCTACACCGGTGGCACCATCGGTATGCAAATGAGCGCCACGGGCCTGGCCCCAGCGTCCGGTTTCGATGAGCGCCTGCGCCGCCAGCAAGCGCTGGAGTCTCAGCCGCTGCCGCAATGGACCTTCCGCGAGCTGCTGCCGCCAATCGACAGCGCCAATATGAACCAGCACAACTGGCTGGCGATGGTCGCGGCGATTCGCGCCGGCATCGAGCAGGACGGCTGCGATGGCGTACTGCTGCTGCACGGCACCGACACCCTGGCCTACAGCGCTGCCGCCCTGAGCTTTCTGCTGCTGGGTTTGCCCGTACCAGTGATTCTCAGCGGTTCGATGCTGCCGGCCGGTGCCGAGGGCAGCGATGCCTGGGGCAACCTGTTCGGCGCCATGCGCGCGCTGCAGGCCGGCGTCGCGCACGGTGTGCACCTGTATTTCAACGGTGCGCTGCTGCACGGCGCACGGGTCAGCAAACTGCGCAGCGATGCCTTCGACGCCTTTCACGTGCTGCCGCGTCAGCGCCAGAGCGCCCGCGCCGAGAGCATCCCGGCGACTATCGATTACCGCCAGACGCGACAACCGGTCAATCTGGCCGTACTGCCGTTTTACCCCGGTATCCAGGCAAACCACGTGCGCGCCCTGCTGGACAGCGGCGTGCAAGGCCTGCTGCTGGAGTGCTATGGCAGCGGCACAGGCCCGTCAGACAACGCTGAACTGCTCGATGTGCTCAAGGCCGCCCATGCACGTGGCGTAGTGCTGGCGGCTATCAGCCAGTGCCCGCACGGCCATGTCGAATTCGGCGTGTATGCCGCCGGCAGTCAACTGGCCAGCGCCGGGCTGATTTCCGCCGGCGGCATGACCCGCGAAGCGGCGCTGGGCAAGCTGTTCGCCCTGCTCGGTGTGGGCCTGAGCCAGGCCGAAGTCGAACACTGGTTCGCCCTGGATGTCTGTGGTGAACGCGCCGATTGA
- a CDS encoding alanine/glycine:cation symporter family protein, with product MLDLLNDLLWSKVLIVALVGLGLYFSIRSRFVQFRYFGDMFRIFAEAFERQPGQLSSFQALMLSVAGRVGAGNIAGVAVAIMLGGPGAVFWMWLVALLGMATSYFECSLAQLYKRREADGTYRGGPAFYILHGLGQRWMAVVFSILLLVTFGFGFNAVQSYTVATSLHDTFGLPTYVSGLVLVAVIGLIIFGGIKRIASMADVLVPIMAFSYIGMALVVLGMNITEVPETLALIVRSAFGLEPAFAGGIGAAILMGVKRGLFSNEAGLGSAPNVAAVAEVKHPAAQGIVQSLSVFIDTILVCTSTALIILLSGVYQPGSEMAGVVLTQTALAAEVGEWGRVFVSMALLLFVFTTLVYNYYLGENALSFFSKKRWLLQLYRVMVIALVLWGSMQDLSTVFGFADVTMGLLALVNLTAMFLLFKTGLRLMRDYDDQRKAGVESPVFDAKNFADLDLDPAAWPNAAQNAPANHAEIGNSVHQR from the coding sequence ATGCTCGATCTGCTCAACGACCTGCTCTGGAGCAAGGTCCTCATCGTCGCCCTGGTCGGGCTCGGTCTGTACTTCTCGATTCGCTCGCGTTTCGTCCAATTCCGTTACTTCGGCGACATGTTCCGCATCTTCGCCGAAGCCTTTGAGCGCCAGCCAGGCCAGCTCAGCTCGTTTCAAGCACTGATGCTGTCGGTCGCTGGCCGCGTAGGGGCCGGCAACATCGCCGGCGTCGCCGTGGCGATCATGCTCGGCGGCCCTGGCGCCGTATTCTGGATGTGGCTGGTGGCGCTGCTCGGTATGGCCACTAGCTACTTCGAATGCTCCCTGGCGCAGCTGTACAAGCGCCGCGAGGCTGATGGCACCTACCGTGGTGGCCCGGCTTTCTACATCCTGCACGGCCTGGGTCAGCGCTGGATGGCGGTGGTGTTCTCAATCCTGCTGCTGGTGACCTTCGGCTTCGGCTTTAACGCCGTACAGTCCTACACCGTCGCCACTTCGCTGCATGACACCTTCGGCCTGCCGACCTATGTCAGCGGTCTGGTACTGGTCGCGGTCATCGGCTTGATCATCTTCGGCGGCATCAAGCGCATCGCCAGCATGGCTGACGTGCTGGTACCGATCATGGCGTTCTCCTACATCGGCATGGCGCTGGTGGTACTGGGCATGAACATCACCGAAGTACCAGAAACCCTGGCCCTGATCGTGCGTAGCGCCTTCGGCCTGGAGCCAGCTTTCGCCGGCGGTATCGGTGCGGCCATCCTCATGGGCGTGAAACGCGGCCTGTTCTCCAACGAAGCGGGCCTGGGCAGTGCGCCAAACGTAGCCGCCGTCGCCGAGGTCAAGCACCCGGCCGCTCAGGGTATCGTGCAGTCGCTCAGCGTGTTTATCGACACCATTCTGGTATGCACCAGCACCGCGCTGATCATCCTGCTGTCGGGCGTGTATCAGCCGGGTAGCGAAATGGCGGGCGTCGTTCTGACCCAAACCGCTCTGGCAGCCGAAGTTGGCGAATGGGGCCGCGTGTTCGTCAGCATGGCGCTGCTGCTCTTCGTCTTCACCACCCTGGTGTACAACTACTACCTGGGTGAGAACGCCCTGAGCTTCTTCAGCAAGAAGCGCTGGTTGCTGCAGCTGTACCGCGTGATGGTGATTGCGCTGGTGCTGTGGGGCTCGATGCAGGACCTGTCGACCGTATTCGGCTTCGCCGACGTAACCATGGGTCTGCTGGCATTGGTCAACCTGACCGCCATGTTCCTGCTGTTCAAGACTGGCCTGCGCCTGATGCGCGACTATGACGACCAGCGCAAAGCCGGTGTAGAGTCCCCAGTATTCGATGCGAAAAACTTCGCTGATCTGGACCTCGACCCAGCCGCCTGGCCAAACGCGGCGCAAAACGCCCCGGCCAACCATGCGGAAATCGGCAACAGCGTGCATCAGCGCTAA
- a CDS encoding helix-turn-helix domain-containing protein gives MSDCLGLNLKLLCSHYRSIAEVCRKLAINRAQFNKYLSGQSRPTAYNLKRICDFFGVEAYELSLPAEQFADLIGARTPDQLAGNRSDALLELLKPLRAHAGNLSRYCGYYFEYSNCMSVPGTVLLSLVQLWEEDGDFLFERQERQERSASADVQGEDWVRCRYLGAAFQLQDRLFLMDYESLTLNEMSQTILIPSYKSRITRLNGLKTGVSSGDRRSPACTRVVWEYLGTEINRISAYRQVRLYRPDDPRIDDDVRQRLADAPLKNGLFEIE, from the coding sequence ATGTCCGACTGCCTAGGGCTCAATCTCAAGCTGTTGTGCAGTCACTACCGGTCCATCGCCGAGGTGTGCCGCAAGCTGGCGATCAACCGTGCCCAGTTCAACAAATACCTCAGCGGACAGAGCCGGCCGACGGCCTACAACCTCAAGCGTATCTGCGATTTCTTCGGTGTTGAGGCGTACGAACTGAGTCTGCCGGCCGAGCAGTTCGCCGACCTGATTGGCGCCCGTACACCGGATCAGCTCGCGGGCAATCGCAGCGACGCCTTGCTGGAACTGCTCAAGCCGTTGCGCGCGCATGCCGGCAACCTGTCGCGCTATTGCGGTTACTACTTCGAGTACTCCAACTGCATGTCGGTGCCGGGCACCGTGCTGTTGTCGCTGGTGCAGCTGTGGGAAGAAGACGGCGATTTTCTCTTCGAACGCCAGGAACGTCAGGAACGTTCCGCCAGTGCCGATGTGCAGGGTGAGGACTGGGTGCGCTGCCGTTACCTGGGCGCGGCCTTCCAGCTGCAGGACCGATTGTTTCTGATGGACTATGAATCGCTGACCCTCAACGAGATGAGCCAGACCATCCTCATCCCCAGCTACAAGAGCCGCATCACCCGCCTCAATGGCCTGAAAACCGGCGTCTCCAGCGGCGACCGCCGTAGCCCGGCCTGCACCCGCGTGGTGTGGGAATACCTGGGCACGGAGATCAACCGCATCAGCGCCTACCGCCAGGTGCGCCTGTACCGCCCGGACGATCCACGGATCGACGATGACGTGCGCCAGCGCCTGGCCGACGCACCGCTGAAGAACGGCTTGTTTGAGATCGAGTGA
- a CDS encoding GNAT family N-acetyltransferase produces the protein MPVRIPVEIRPVTAADHAVWLPLWQGYQRFYMTEIATATSDTTWQRFLDPAEPMHAALAWHEGQPIGLVHWIYHRSTWTTGDYCYLQDLFIGKDVRSNGAGRQLIEYVYQQAKQHGCSRVHWLTHESNAKAMLLYERIAERSGFVQYRKLF, from the coding sequence ATGCCCGTTCGCATCCCCGTCGAGATCCGCCCTGTGACTGCCGCCGATCATGCGGTCTGGCTGCCGCTGTGGCAGGGCTATCAACGGTTCTATATGACCGAGATCGCCACAGCGACCAGCGACACCACCTGGCAGCGCTTTCTCGATCCGGCCGAACCGATGCACGCCGCGCTGGCCTGGCACGAAGGCCAGCCGATCGGTTTGGTGCACTGGATCTACCATCGATCGACTTGGACCACCGGCGACTACTGCTACCTGCAGGACCTGTTTATCGGCAAGGACGTGCGCAGCAACGGTGCCGGGCGCCAGCTAATCGAATACGTCTACCAGCAGGCCAAACAGCACGGCTGTTCACGGGTGCACTGGCTGACCCATGAGAGCAACGCCAAGGCCATGCTGCTGTATGAGCGCATCGCCGAGCGCTCGGGGTTTGTGCAGTACCGCAAGCTATTCTAA